The sequence GCCACATAAACACCGCAATTCCCAACAGAACCGATGTCAAAACAGTAAATCCAACTTGTTTATCTGTCAATTTCTCCTCTTCCAGTCCAGCCTGATTTGATGCAAAGATAAGCTCCTTTGTCCCGACAACCATTGCATCATAAAGTGCTATAACTCCTCTCACAAAAGGTACTTTTAACCATTTATTATTTTTTTCAGTAAGTGTTATTTTTTTATAAACAATACTTCCATCCTGCTTACGAACAGCCGTTGCAATAGCCTTAGGTCCTCTCATCATAACCCCTTCCACAACAGCCTGTCCTCCGACAGTCACTTTTTTATCTTCCATTTTTACCCACTTTCTTAATATTCCATATTTTGTTTAACTTTTCTATTATTTCAATTAATATTTTATTCCCTGTCAATTACTGCCCTGTTTTTTATCCGTTTCAATGATTTATTAATGTGTTCAGCCTTGTATTTGCTTACTCCCTTTATTTTAGCAATGTCTGAGGCAGTTGACATCAGGATTGACTGGACATTTGAGAATTCCTTTACAAGAACGTCCCTGTCCTTTTTGCTTATTTTCGTTATATTGCTCAAAAGCCCGTATCCACGTGGCTGTATCTTTTCATCAAGATTTATGATATTTGCATCAAACCCTAGAAGATACACGATTTTTTCATCATCCAGCAACTCTTCTTTAGTCAGGGATTTTACCCTTAATCCAATTTTCTCCGCTGTTTCATCACTTATCTTATAATCCTTTATGAGAGCATCAAAACTTTCGTTTTTGTTTAACATTATTTCTTCATACTGAATTTTTATAAGCCGTCCTTCACTTCCAAGTTCCGCCATATATTCAATCAGTTCCTCCGACATTCTGAAAAGCAGCCCATACATTCTCACACATTCCACAATATCATAAAGTGTTACCATATTGTCAAATTCAAGAATTGACAAGTTCACATGGTTTTTTTCAATCGCAATTGAATATTTTTCAAGAGCCGTTATCGCCTGTGAAGATTTTGTCAGCAAATCCCCAATTTCATTTAACAAATATCTAAATTTCCCATAATATATCGTAATTTTATTCCGTCTTTCAGAAACAGCCACAACCAGATTTCCCTTCTGCTGAGCTATTCTGTGTGCCGCCTGATGTCTTGTCCCACTTTCATCCGTCTCTATCGAATAATTGGGCTGTAATTGAATATTTGCTCCATAAATCGTCTTTATATCCTCTGACAAAATAATCCCACCATCCATTTTGGACAGTTCATAAACCTTTTGTGGCGAATATACCGTGTTCAGTTCAAATCCTCCGCCCATCACATCTTTCAGATTACTAGGATTCCCCAGTACAATCAATGCTCCCAGCTTTGCCTCCTGAATTTTATCTATCGCTTCTCTCAAAGCTGTTCCCGGTGCTACCCTGTCAAATATATGCTCCAATATTTTCTTCTTATTAACTGCCTTTTTTATCATTTCCCATTTCCTTTCGCCTTTTTTTGCTCTGTCGGCTTATCTTATCCTCTCGACAAGTTCACTTATGTTACTTATATAATTAAGTTTTATTTTTGTTTTTTCCTTTTCAAAGTCTGCCTGATGGCTTTTTGGAAGATACACTCCTGCAAATCCCATTTTTTCCAGTTCATTTACCCTATTTTTTATAAATGAAACCTTTCTCACCTCTCCACGTAATCCCAATTCTCCAATAGCTGCTATTTTCTGGCTTATTGGCACTCCCTTTACTGAGGACAGAAGCGAGAAAACTACCGCCAAATCAGAACTCCTGTCATTCAAGTCAATTCCGCCTGGAATATTTATATAAATATCTTTTGAATTTACATCCACCTTCAAGGAACGTGATAAAACCGCACTCAATATTTCCACACGAGTTTTGTCATATCCCTCAACTGTCCTTCGTGGCATTCCAAAATTTGGTGTTCCCAGTAATGACTGCACTTCAAATAAGAATACACGGCTTCCTTCAAAAATTGGCACAATAATGCTGCCAATATTTTTTTCATCCCTGTCGCTTATAAAAAATTCAGACGGATTCTTCACTTCACTAATTCCATTTTCCTTCATATCAAAAATTGAAATTTCATTTGTGGAGCCATAACGGTTTTTTATCGAACGGATAATTCTATAATAACTGTTTTCCTCCCCTTCAATTTGCAACACAGCATCCACCATATGCTCAAGCAATTTTGGCCCCGCCAGTTTTCCATCCTTCGTAACATGTCCCACAATATAAAATGCAATTTCATTTTTTTTAGCAATTTCAATGATTTTTAAAGTAGTTTCCCGAATCTGTGTAACACTTCCGGGAATGGAATTCACATTTTCTGAATAAAGCGTCTGAATTGAATCAATTACAACAACTTTCGGCTTATCCTTTAAAATTACACTTTCGATTTTTTCAATATTTGTGTCATTCAGAATATACAAATTTTCACTTTTTACATTGACACGTTCTGCACGCTGTTTTATCTGTCGTGGCGATTCTTCTCCCGAAACATAGAATACATTTCCAATTTTTGCATATTCCTGTGACAACTGAAGCAGGAAAGTCGATTTCCCAATCCCAGGGCTTCCAGTAATCAGCACAACTTCCCCCTTTATCAGTCCACCTCCCAGCACCCTGTCAAATTCCTCAAAAGGCGTTACCATCCGAAATTCTTTTTCTATTTCAATTTCTGTTATCTTGCTTATCGAAACTTCTTTTGATTCCACATTTTTAAAAGTGCTCTTTATGTCAATTTCCTCTTCAAATGTTCCCCACGAGTCGCAGTTAGGACATCTTCCCAGCCATTTTAATGAACTGTAGCCACATTCCGAGCATATGTATTTTGTCTTTCCTTTTTTTACAGCCATTTTGAGTTCCCCTTTTATTCTTTACTTATTTTATATATTACCAAACTTTTTTAACAAAATTATGTTTTTTGCCTTTTTATTAACTTATAATCATTCATTTCAATTTCTTAACTCTCTCAATCAAACGTTTTTCCACATTTTCCGTTACAAAAAAACTTAAATCCCCCTTATTTAATGCAACTTCCTTCACAAGACTTGAACTTAAGTACAGATATTCTCTTGAAGCCGTCAAAAATACAGTTTCAAATTCACTTTTCGCAAGTGTCTTATTTGTCAAGGTAAACTGCAGTTCATATTCATAGTCTGACAAGGCACGTAAGCCTCTTATTAGAATATTTACGTTTTCTTTACACATAAAATCAACTAATAATCCGTTAAAAATTTTTATTTCAGCATTAATATTTTCTTTTTTCAAGATTTCTTCTATCATTTCGACTTTTTCTTCATCCGAAAACCAGGCTTTTGATTTTGTAGAATTTTTAAAAATTCCTATTATTAACTTATCAAATAAATTTGAAGAACGCTTTATAATATCAATATGTCCCTTCGTTATTGGATCAAAACTTCCCGGATACAATGCCACTTTTTCCATCTTGTTCTCCTGTTTTTACTGCTTTTATTTTTTCATTCTTGCCAGTGCCTCTTTTGCTGCATGTTTTTCAGCTTCCTTTTTACTTTTTCCAGTTCCCACACCATAAATTTTATTATTCCAACTTACAGAAATTTCAAAAACCTTATCGTGATCAGGGCCCTTTGTATTAAGCAACTTGTATTCTGGCATTTTTCTGTACTTCCCTTGAACAAATTCCTGCAAAACCGTCTTATAATCGCCAGTTCCTTCTATTTCCTCAAGTTTGTTTATTTTCCCAAGCAAAAGTTTTAATGCCACATTTTTCGCAGTATAATAATCTGAATCTTTAAAAATCGCACCAATCAAAGCCTCAAACGCATCACCTAAAATAGATCTTCTGTTTCTCCCGCCAGACATAATTTCACCATTGCTCAAATACAAATATTCTCCCAGTTCCATCTCACTCGCAATAGTTGAAAACACAGGTTCACTTATAATTTGACTTTTTAGTTTGGCAAGCTCACCTTCCGTCTTTTTTTCGTAAAGCTCGTAAATATATTCCGTCGTTATAAGATTTACCACCGCATCTCCCAGAAATTCAAGTTTTTCATTGTTAAATCTCCTAGTTTTTTCCGTTTCATTGGAATAGGATCTATGTGTCAAGGCTTCTTCCAGATATTCCTCATTCTTAAATTCATATCCTATTTTCTGCATAAGTTCCTTAGCATCCCTATTTGCACCTGTTTCCATTTTTTCACCTCCTTTATTTTTTTATTATTCACTTTTACACTTTAATTAAGGGGAAAATCAATATTTATTCTCCCCTTAGTTATTTTCAAATATTTTTATTATCTATATTTTCTAAATGCTAAAACTGCATTATGTCCACCAAATCCCAGTGAACTTGACATTCCTACTTCAATATCCCTTTTCACAGCTTTATTTGGTACATAGTCCAAATCACACAATGGATCAGGATTTTCATAATTTATAGTTGGAGGCATAATTCCTTCCGAAATTGCAAGTGCCAGAAATGCTGCTTCGATTCCTCCCGCTCCACCTAGCAAGTGTCCAGTTGCACCTTTCGTAGAACTTACAGAAAGGTTGTATGCGTGTTCTCCAAATACTGATTTTATCGCCTGAGTTTCATTTTTATCGTTTGCAGGTGTAGATGTCCCGTGTGCATTGATATATCCAACTTCCTCAGGTTTGATATTTCCTTGCTCCAAAGCCATTTTAAATGCTCTTGCAGCTCCTTCTCCACCATCAGACGGTGCTGTCATATGGTAAGCATCTCCAGTTTCTCCATATCCCACAACTTCCGCATAAATTTTTGCTCCACGTTTTTTAGCATGTTCCAATTCTTCCAATACTAGCACTCCAGAACCTTCTCCAAGCACAAATCCATCTCTATCCGCTGTAAATGGACGTGATGCAGTCTTAGGATCCGGATTAGTTGATAACGCTTTCAAGTTCGCAAATCCTGCGATTCCTGATGGAGTCACTGTTGCTTCTGTCCCTCCAGCTATCATTGCATCAGCTTTCCCTAATAAAATTGCCTGAAAAGCATCCCCAATCGAGTTCGTTCCCGAAGCACAGGCGGTAACAACTGTCTTATTAGGCCCTTTTGCTCCTATGTAAATCGAAGTATTTCCAGAAGCCATATTCAAGATTGCCGCTGGAATATAAAATGGCGATACTCTTTTAGGCCCTCTAGTAACAAGTTTTTCCACTTCCTGCTCAATTACATCCAGCCCCCCAATTCCAGAACCAATAATTACTCCAATTCTATCCGCATTTTTATCCGTAATTTCCAATTTTGCATCTTCCAATGCCTCTTTAGACGCCGCAATCGCAAATTGTGAAAATCTAGCTATTTTTTTCAATTCTTTTTTCTCAATATAATTTTCAGGCACAAAATCCTTTACTTCCGCTGCAATATGCACTGGATGTTCTGAACTGTCAAACTGTGTAATTTTATCAATCCCACATTCCCCAGCCAATAAATTTTTCCAAGCCTTATCCTTCCCCGTACCCAACGGAGTTACCAGTCCTATTCCTGTAACAACTACTCTTCTCATTAATACACCTCTCATCTTTTATTTTTTTCTAATTCTAAATACAAATTTTAAATTTTATAAAATAAATTGTTATTAATAAAAGGGTTTTTCTTTAATTTTTGTATTTTTTCTTTTTTCAAACGTAAAGGGGATCAGTCATCATCCCCTTTACAATCACGACGTTTTTAATTTAATTACAACAATTGTGATACTGAAAATAATAAGCAAAATTTCGTTAAGCGGGGTTGTAAGGGCATGGCGTCTGATGCCCTTACGTCAAAAGAAATTAAAAAATATAAAAGAAAAAACAATTATTAATCAAAATAATCTATAACATGAAAAAAAACTTTTAACTAATATTTAGAAATAGATTATATTAATTTATTTTATTATTTTAAATAATAATTTTTTTGCAATAAGTTTATTTTAACATTTTTTCATTTTTTTTTCAATAAAAAAGGGGGGAATACCCCCAAAAGTTTTATCTATTATTTAGATTCAATATATTCGATTACATCTTTAACTGTTTTAATTTTTTGTGCATCTTCATCAGGAATTTCAATGTCGAATTCTTCTTCAAAAGCCATGATTAATTCAACTGTATCTAATGAATCAGCTCCTAAATCATCAACGAAAGACGCATCTTCAGTTACTTGATCCTCGTCTACTCCTAATTGATCTACTACTATTGATTTAATTTTATCTAGCATTATAATGCCACCTCCATATTTATTTTCTAGAATTATTATACCAAATGAATTTGAAAAATGCAACTAAAATTTATTAATAATTAAAATTTTCAACTTTAGCTCAATAATTCCATTAATTCCTTATCACTCATTTCAAATAAGACCTTTTCCCCATCTTTGCTTTCCAGCAGATTTTCACTTAACTGACGTTTATTTTCCTGAATTTTTATAATTTTTTCCTCAATTGTACCTTCTGTAACAAGTTTTATAACTTGCACACTTTTTTTCTGTCCAATTCTATATGCCCTGTCACTCGCCTGATTTTCCACAGCAATATTCCACCACGGATCATAATGAATTACAACATCCGCTCCAACAAGATTTAATCCCGTTCCACCTGCTTTTAGCGAAATCAATACAACTTGCCGCTCTCCAGCGTTAAATCTATTACAAATATCCACTCTTTCCTTCGATTTTACACTTCCATCAATATAAAAATACTCAATTCCCATACTTGCAAGCTCTTTTTCAATTTCCTTCAAGGTTCCTACGAATTGTGAGAATATAAGCAGTCTATGTCCATTTTCTGTAATATCTGGCAATAAATCACGCAATACTTCCAATTTTGCCACATCACCCTTGTAATCTTCCTTGAATAAAGTTGGCGAATTACAAATTTGACGCAATTTTGTCAAGATAGCCAATATTTTCATACGATTATTCTCATTTTCATTAAATTTCTTCATTTCACTTTTAGCCTGTTTTATATAGGACATATACAGCTGTTTCTGCTCATTACTTAATGTTACAACCATATTTGACTCAATTTTATCTGGTAATTCTGTAAGAACTTCCTTTTTTGTTCTTCTCAATAAAAATGGAGCGATAATTTCACGTAAATTATGTATTTTAGAAGAATTTGGATTTACAATCGCTTCCTTGTAGGTTTTCTTGAATTTTGTCAAATTATCTAAGTATCCTGGTATTACGAAATCAAAGATTGACCATAGTTCCAGAATGTTGTTTTCTACTGGGGTTCCCGTCAATGCAAAATTTACTTTACTGTTGATTTTCATAACGGCTTTTTTTATTTGAGAAGTCGTTGTTTTTATATTTTGAGCCTCATCCAGCACTACTATGTCAAAATCCCTGCTTTTGTACTCTTCAATATCATTTCTCAAGGCCTGATAAGTTGTTATCAAGAAGCCTTTTGATCTTCTTGAAATAATTTCTTTTCTTTGAGCAGCTGTTCCTTCAATCAGAGTTGGATTTATCCCTGTAAATTTGATAATTTCTTCCTTCCAGTTGTACAATAGCGAACTTGGCACAATAATTAATGCCGAAAAGCCTCTATTTTCCTGATAAATCTCATTTAACAGCGAAATTGTCTGCAAAGTCTTACCAAGTCCCATATCATCAGCCAGAATTCCGCCAAACCCAATATCATACATATTTTTCAGCCAGTTAAATCCTAGCTTCTGATACGGAAATAATTCTACATTTATATTATTTGGTTCAATTTCCTGTCGATTTTTTATTTTATGAAACAAACCCTTAAATTCATCCATTTTCACAAGTTCATCCTGAATATTTTTTGAAATTTGGGCAAGCTGCAGTGCCTTTATTTTAGAAATCTTATTTTCTCCCACTTTCAGATTGGAAATGGAATCTGTAATTCCAACTAATTCTTCAATACTTTTATTGGCAATTTTTACAAGTTCCCCGCTCGAAAGCGTTATGTATTTCTGCTCATTTTTAATAGCTTCCATCACAATTTCCACATCTTCAGTCTTTATTCCCTCAATATCAAAGCTGACATTCAAAAAATTATGTTCCACTTTTTTTATTCCAATATGAACATCAATATTCCGTGCATTTTTTATTTTATTATCCAAATGAATTTTTACCTTATCAGCATGCATTTTGTCAATATATTCCGAAATTTTTCCCAAGCCTTCATAATTCACATTATAAGTATCTTCTGTCAATCCCATATTCACAAAGGAATAACTTTCCACGTGTTTTTTCAGCTCTTCAAACAAGCTCACATTTTTTCTTGGAATAAAATATTTACCATTTTTTTCAACTGCACATACAGTATTCGACAAATTAATTTTTACAAGTTCCTTTTCATCCGTTTCCGTAACAAAAATATCAATATTTCCGTCCTCATCAATATATTCGGCAACATTAATATTTTCATACTCCAGAACTGCCCTTAATTTCTGATTTTCCTCCCAAGGCAGCTGATTAAACAGCTCCATATCCAAAAAATCAAATTTTTCAAAAAATCTCATTTCATTTTTATCCATTTTAAAGACTTTGGTAGTGTCATTTGAAAAAGTGTAAAATGGACTATTTTCAGAAATTTTTTCAATATTTCTCATTATAATTTTATCATTTTCCAGTATAAATAATGGCTCATATGAATTCATTATCTGCTTTTGCTCCCCTAGAAGAATCAGGCTCTTTCCTTTTTCCATAGCGGCAAGCAACCTATTCAAAAGCATTTCATACACCTTTAACCCTTTTTTATCCTTAATTCCGCTATCAATTACACTCTGAATTTCCTTACTATATTCATAAATTGCATGAATTATTTTTTTATTTACCTCATTAAAAAAGTAAGTTTTTGGATTATAGGTAATTTTTGAAGTTATTTCATATTCTCTGTCTTTCACAATTGCTTCGATAAATTTTAAAATATCCTTTACATAGTAAGTTTTCTTTAATCCCGTTTTTAACCGTAAAATATATCCTCGTGCAGTATTTTCCTGATTATAGTCATATCCGTATTTATAGTCGCTGTAACTTCCTTCGTCAATTTCAACTTCCAGTCGCATTTCCTGCTGTTCTTCCACTTCAATATTCTGATTTTCCACATGTAAATTATAAATTTCATTAATTTTCTCAGAAACACTTTCAAGATTTTCCAATATTTCCTCGTTATTTTTAATTTTCTGGGAATTTTGAAAATCCATCTCCACTTTCACATTCCCATCTTTTACAATATTTTCAGCATTTCCTTCAATTATTTCAAATCTAGCTTCCGAACTTTTACTTTTTTTATCAATACTTTGCAACTCATTATTTTCAATATTTCCTATTTTTTCAAAAATTTCACTTGATTTATCTAATTTTTTTATATTCAAATTTTTATCTTTTAATTTTATTCTCTGTCTTGATTTATTCTTATTATCGTTCACCAAATTTTGTTTAACAACTTTTTCAGTTTTAGCTTTTTGCTCTTTTTCCTTAATTTTGGCTAATTTTTTATTATCTTCCTCAAAATCATCCTCAAACATCATCTCAATTTCATCAGTCCCAATAACCTTTGAAATTTTTTCCGAATGATCCGCCATCATCCCCAAAGTTACAACATGTTTACAACAATTTTTTTTGCTGTTCTTGAAAAACATGCAATCACAGTTAGCTTCAACAAATTCCCCTTTTTTTTGCTCCATTGTAATTGATGTCTTACAAAGACTATTTTCCTTATACTCACCTTCCACCGTCAAAAAGTTCCCATCGGCAAAAAGTGCAGTTATATTCCCCAAACTTTTATTATAATATTCCTGTCCAATTACAAAAATACTTGGTGTTATCTGTTTTTTTAATTCTAACGAAATACTATTCTCTCTCATTTCTCTCCCTTACTTTTATTAAAAAAATCTTTTGATTAACAACTGTCCTTTTTTTGAATTACTTACCAAATCAGTTATTTATCAAAAAATTTAACGACATAGTAAAATCTTTTTAACACTAAACCTGAAAGTTACAATTATTCTGTTCAAATTTTAAATTTATTTAGTTTTTATCAGTTTAATTTTACAGAATTTTAACTATATTTAATCATTATTATTGCATTCTCATTATTCCCATAATAATTTTTTCTTACGGAAATTTCTTCAAATCCAATTTTTTTATAAAGTTTTAGTGCCTTCACATTATTTTCATTAACTTCCAGCAAAAATTTATTTTCTGAAAAATTTATATTTTTAATTCCTGCATTTTTATTATCTTTAATCAAATTTTCTATACTTTCAATTAATAATTTTTCACCAAAACCTTGTCCTTGATATTCTTTTTTTATTGCTACCTCAAAAATATCTATGCTCTCTATTGTACCATAAAATGCGACATATCCCAACACATTTTTCTCAATTTTTTCATTTTTGCCCAAATCCGTTTTTTCTTTTTGACTTTTTTCTAAAGTTTTATTTTTATCTTCTTTTTTTAATTTTTCCACAAAAATATTTTCTCCTGTAAAATTAAATAAGCAGTATATCTCATACTGCTCACCTAACATCATTTCAGAAAAATATTTATCCCCAACTCTATTTTTAAAGTTTTCATTATGAATTTTAACCAATTCACTCACAATATTTTCCATTTTATTCTCCATTTTTTCTTTAACTTTATCAAATTATTCTTTAATAATAAAACGAATACACCTATAAATACTCTAAAATTATAATAACCCAATTCTAGTTAAAGGCCACCATCTTACAAGTAATTCCCCTTTAATTCTAGGTTCAGCTACAAGTCCAAAGTATCTTGTGTCATGACTATTTGAAGTGTTATCTCCCATAGCCATATAATAATTAGTATCAAGTGTTATAGTTTCTCCATTTAACAATCTTTTGAACAATTCATCATCATACTTAAAGTCCATAATCGGCATAACCATTTCATCTCTGCCTTCCACTTTTAGAGTGAATGTATAGTACTTGTTAGTTAATACATCATTGAAATTAGCTTTGTATATATCATTGCTCCCAATTATATCTTTAAAGTTTTTATCTGTTTTTATTAATTCCAGGAATTCTTTTCCAGTCAAATTTTTATAACCTTTTCCATCGTAATAACTTTTCCAGTCAGTTTCTGCAACCAAGCCGCCTTTTACTGTTTCATAAAATTTCTTATCAATTGCGATAACTTTGTCTAGCTTTACTTTATCGCCTTTTTTCGGAATATAAATTTTATTATTCATAAGTATTCCTTCAGGCAAATATAATTTTTGAGGTGTTACTCTTTTTAAAATTTCTGATTCTTGTCCATTTATTATCATTGCTCCACCAACTTCTTGAACCTCACGATCACGATATTCTTTTAATTCTTTCTCATATCTTGCTTCTTCAAGTTTATCGTGCTTTTTATCGCCATTATATTCAGGATCTCTTGGTTCCTTGTCAATGTTTGTAATTTTAAATTCAGTTATAGTCATCTTCCCTTTTGCAATTTGTAAAGTATCTCCAGCCGCCCCGACTATTCTCTTTGTAAACATCAGCTTATTTTCCATTGGTTCCTTAAAGGCTATTATATGTCCGACTTTTGGTGATGAAAAATGGTATTTAACCATATTTGTGAAAACTCTGTCCTGAATTCTAATTGTAGGTTCCATTGAACCTGTTGGAATTACGTAATTCCCAATATAAAACATTTGTATAAGCCCTACCAAAATAATTGCAATTAATGCGTTGTCAATTCTCGAAAGTGCTTTTCCAAACGTGCTTCTCTTTCTTTTTTCTCTTTCAATTCTTTCTTCCACTGTAATATTTTCCTTTGGAAATATTTTTTTGAAAATTTCTTCCGCATTTTCATTTTTTACTTTTGCCTCTGTCAATATTTTTTCCAATTTTTTATTTTCATGTACAGCTTCCTTTAAAATCGTCTGTTCATCAATTTTTTCTTTTGGCAGTTCTTTAAATAAATAAATGAGAATCAATGAAATTATAACATTTATTCCCAAGTAAATATGAAAATTCATATCCATAATATTAAACATTAATCTGCTCAGAAATAACATTATAAGATTAAGTAAAAAAATCCATTCATGCTCTTTTCTTAAAATATAAAATACCGTATTTATAATAAACACTCCATAAATTCCCCAAACTTTTATAAAAATATCAGAATCCGGTGTTTTATCTACAATCACAAAAAACACTGATGTAATAATTAACGCAACTATTGTTAAAATATTCCCCGCCGTAAAACTTCCATTATTTCTCCCAAGCGGCACTTTTTGCAATATTTCATCTTCCTTCATTCTTATCCAATGAATAACCTGTTTTTCTTTAAAAAAGAAAAATAATAGAAATAACGATGCAACAAGATAAAATGCTCCCCATAATAACATATTCATAATTTTCCCTCTCCTACATTTATAATTTTTAAATTTTTAAACTCTCTCTAAAACTGAAACAATAAAAATTAAATTTAATAGAAATTATAACATTTAAGTTCATTTTTAAAGTAGTAACTACGGCATTACTGCATTATACATAATTAAACTTTATTTTTTCTAAAATTCTTATTTGCCTAAAATATATTTAATACAGTAAAATTTGTTTTTTTATTAAAATATTAATTTTTAAATTTTAGTCTATATAAAAAATAAAAAGCTAGCATTTTGCTAGCCTTGAAGCTACTTTCTAATTTCTTTAATTCTAGCAGCTTTTCCTGATAAGTTTCTCAAGTAGTATAATTTAGATCTTCTTACTTTACCAATTCTCTTAACTTCAATTTTTTCTACTAATGGAGAATTTAAAGGAATGATTCTTTCTACACCGATTCCTTGCGATACTTTTCTAACTGTGAAGTTTTTAGCAACGCTTCCACCAGAAACTCTGATAACTACACCTTCAAAAACCTGTATTCTTTCTTTGTTTCCTTCTTTTACTTTGTAGTGAACTGCGACTGTATCTCCTGATTTAAATTGAGGTACATCAGCCTTCAAGTAATTTTTTTCTACTAATTCGATTAATTTCTCTTTCAAGAAATTCACTCCCTTCTTTCTAAGACATTCTTTCTATCTATACCAATCCTACTAATTCATAAACTTTTTTTGCTTATAAATTTTATCACAAAATTGGTAGCAACAATAAAAGCGGAATATCCCTTTATTCAATAACTTATTAAGTTTACCATATTTTCCATTAATTTTCAATACAATTACAAAAAATTTTTCAACTTTTTCAAAATTTTTAAAATAATATTCTTTTTTTCTAAGATAAGCCTTTTTATCCTGAATATTTCAAACTCAAAAATTACAGCATTATCAAATCCCTACATTCATTCAATCTTCATTTATAAATTCTAAACAGTTTAAAGTTTTATTTTAATTTCTCAATCCACTCAGCTTCCTTAAATCCAACCAGCACAAAACCCTTCCCTACCAAAAGCGGCCTTTTCAACACCATCCCATTGCTT is a genomic window of Leptotrichia trevisanii DSM 22070 containing:
- the rplS gene encoding 50S ribosomal protein L19: MKEKLIELVEKNYLKADVPQFKSGDTVAVHYKVKEGNKERIQVFEGVVIRVSGGSVAKNFTVRKVSQGIGVERIIPLNSPLVEKIEVKRIGKVRRSKLYYLRNLSGKAARIKEIRK
- a CDS encoding DEAD/DEAH box helicase: MRENSISLELKKQITPSIFVIGQEYYNKSLGNITALFADGNFLTVEGEYKENSLCKTSITMEQKKGEFVEANCDCMFFKNSKKNCCKHVVTLGMMADHSEKISKVIGTDEIEMMFEDDFEEDNKKLAKIKEKEQKAKTEKVVKQNLVNDNKNKSRQRIKLKDKNLNIKKLDKSSEIFEKIGNIENNELQSIDKKSKSSEARFEIIEGNAENIVKDGNVKVEMDFQNSQKIKNNEEILENLESVSEKINEIYNLHVENQNIEVEEQQEMRLEVEIDEGSYSDYKYGYDYNQENTARGYILRLKTGLKKTYYVKDILKFIEAIVKDREYEITSKITYNPKTYFFNEVNKKIIHAIYEYSKEIQSVIDSGIKDKKGLKVYEMLLNRLLAAMEKGKSLILLGEQKQIMNSYEPLFILENDKIIMRNIEKISENSPFYTFSNDTTKVFKMDKNEMRFFEKFDFLDMELFNQLPWEENQKLRAVLEYENINVAEYIDEDGNIDIFVTETDEKELVKINLSNTVCAVEKNGKYFIPRKNVSLFEELKKHVESYSFVNMGLTEDTYNVNYEGLGKISEYIDKMHADKVKIHLDNKIKNARNIDVHIGIKKVEHNFLNVSFDIEGIKTEDVEIVMEAIKNEQKYITLSSGELVKIANKSIEELVGITDSISNLKVGENKISKIKALQLAQISKNIQDELVKMDEFKGLFHKIKNRQEIEPNNINVELFPYQKLGFNWLKNMYDIGFGGILADDMGLGKTLQTISLLNEIYQENRGFSALIIVPSSLLYNWKEEIIKFTGINPTLIEGTAAQRKEIISRRSKGFLITTYQALRNDIEEYKSRDFDIVVLDEAQNIKTTTSQIKKAVMKINSKVNFALTGTPVENNILELWSIFDFVIPGYLDNLTKFKKTYKEAIVNPNSSKIHNLREIIAPFLLRRTKKEVLTELPDKIESNMVVTLSNEQKQLYMSYIKQAKSEMKKFNENENNRMKILAILTKLRQICNSPTLFKEDYKGDVAKLEVLRDLLPDITENGHRLLIFSQFVGTLKEIEKELASMGIEYFYIDGSVKSKERVDICNRFNAGERQVVLISLKAGGTGLNLVGADVVIHYDPWWNIAVENQASDRAYRIGQKKSVQVIKLVTEGTIEEKIIKIQENKRQLSENLLESKDGEKVLFEMSDKELMELLS
- the lepB gene encoding signal peptidase I; the encoded protein is MNMLLWGAFYLVASLFLLFFFFKEKQVIHWIRMKEDEILQKVPLGRNNGSFTAGNILTIVALIITSVFFVIVDKTPDSDIFIKVWGIYGVFIINTVFYILRKEHEWIFLLNLIMLFLSRLMFNIMDMNFHIYLGINVIISLILIYLFKELPKEKIDEQTILKEAVHENKKLEKILTEAKVKNENAEEIFKKIFPKENITVEERIEREKRKRSTFGKALSRIDNALIAIILVGLIQMFYIGNYVIPTGSMEPTIRIQDRVFTNMVKYHFSSPKVGHIIAFKEPMENKLMFTKRIVGAAGDTLQIAKGKMTITEFKITNIDKEPRDPEYNGDKKHDKLEEARYEKELKEYRDREVQEVGGAMIINGQESEILKRVTPQKLYLPEGILMNNKIYIPKKGDKVKLDKVIAIDKKFYETVKGGLVAETDWKSYYDGKGYKNLTGKEFLELIKTDKNFKDIIGSNDIYKANFNDVLTNKYYTFTLKVEGRDEMVMPIMDFKYDDELFKRLLNGETITLDTNYYMAMGDNTSNSHDTRYFGLVAEPRIKGELLVRWWPLTRIGLL
- a CDS encoding GNAT family N-acetyltransferase, translating into MENIVSELVKIHNENFKNRVGDKYFSEMMLGEQYEIYCLFNFTGENIFVEKLKKEDKNKTLEKSQKEKTDLGKNEKIEKNVLGYVAFYGTIESIDIFEVAIKKEYQGQGFGEKLLIESIENLIKDNKNAGIKNINFSENKFLLEVNENNVKALKLYKKIGFEEISVRKNYYGNNENAIIMIKYS